The Lepeophtheirus salmonis chromosome 1, UVic_Lsal_1.4, whole genome shotgun sequence genome has a segment encoding these proteins:
- the LOC121119914 gene encoding facilitated trehalose transporter Tret1 isoform X4 translates to MYCPSHMTKLLVSLYSIGYLSGSFLGACQGNYFGARVSLIIDSVTSSIGLLMVGLAPSFPYLLIGRLLCGHASGSGTVTIPIYTSEISLPKVRGMTGSFMSSFLLSGYCIAILLGSSFHWRTTILLLIALPVLSGIFLFMAPDSPVWLLQKGREEEAFKSLSYFRNDIFEVEKEMELIKMSFLATQFNKSESKGFMEESQRKLKRFKSPEFIKPLLICITLTAVFVEWNGIGAISFYMVNFIERVKIPMDPYFAASFIAVGRAIFGIISTIWIGKFPRRHVIMTCIILMIAGSLIISIYHFLLTNNYFVHFEMENNSFISWIPAVGFLIVSFSYISGYAQISYLFQSEILPSDVKSFGCGIIGFADGCSMFVASKIALTLLDKCGVTFYFAYSTGILLISFFFVLFVLPETSGKTLQEIENEFRK, encoded by the exons ATGTATTGTCCCTCACACATGACGAAGCTACTTG TTAGCTTGTACTCCATTGGATATCTCTCTGGTTCATTCCTTGGAGCATGCCAAGGCAATTACTTCGGTGCAAGAGTATCATTGATCATTGATAGTGTAACATCATCTATTGGGTTATTAATGGTTGGACTTGCACCATCATTTCCCTATCTTTTAATTGGACGCTTATTAT GTGGTCATGCATCAGGCTCAGGAACTGTAACTATACCAATATATACCAGCGAAATAAGTCTCCCAAAAGTCCGAGGTATGACCGGAAGTTTTATGTCTAGTTTCTTGCTTAGTGGGTATTGCATTGCTATCCTCCTGGGATCTTCTTTTCATTGGAGAACTACAATCC ttttGCTAATTGCTCTTCCTGTTCTATCTGGAATATTTCTATTCATGGCTCCTGATTCTCCAGTATGGCTTCTTCAAaaaggaagagaagaagaagctTTCAAAAGTCTTTCATACtttagaaatgatatttttgaagttgAGAAAGAAATGGAATTgattaaaatgagttttttggCTACTCAATTCAATAAATCTGAATCAAAAGGTTTTATG GAGGAATCCCAAAGGAAATTGAAACGATTCAAATCTCCTGAATTTATTAAacctttattaatatgtattaccCTAACCGCAGTGTTTGTAGAATGGAATGGAATTGGtgcaatatcattttatatggTTAACTTCATTGAA CGAGTTAAAATTCCTATGGATCCATACTTTGCAGCATCTTTTATTGCAGTTGGTAGAGccatttttggaataatatcTACTATATGGATTGGAAAGTTTCCTAGAAGACACGTTATTATgacttgtataattttaatgatagcAGGATCGCTAATTATATCCATCTATCACTTTTTATTAACCAAT aattacTTTGTTCACTTTGAAATGGAAAATAACTCCTTTATCTCTTGGATTCCTGCCGTTGGCTTTTTAATCGTTTCCTTTAGCTACATTTCTGGCTACGCTCAAATATCTTACTTATTTCAAAGTGAAATCCTTCCCTCTGATGTAAAATCCTTTGGCTGTGGGATTATTGGGTTTGCTGATGGATGTTCCATGTTTGTTGCtagtaaaata gctTTGACTTTATTAGATAAGTGTGGTGTTACTTTTTA
- the LOC121119914 gene encoding facilitated trehalose transporter Tret1 isoform X1 gives MTDIIKIEPKISISFFKQTHVIRQIWVSAQANLLQSMQGCVIAMSSIMVPQLFNSVDENKLSLTEDEATWFVSLYCIGYLSGSFLGACQGNYFGQRVSLIIDSVTASIGLLMVGLAPSFPYLLIGRLLCGHASGSGTVTIPIYTSEISLPKVRGMTGSFMSSFLLSGYCIAILLGSSFHWRTTILLLIALPVLSGIFLFMAPDSPVWLLQKGREEEAFKSLSYFRNDIFEVREEMELIKMSIVVHQCDKSESKGFMEESQRKLKRFKSPEFIKPLLICITLTAVFVEWNGIGAISFYMVNFIERVKIPMDPYFAASFIAVGRAIFGIISTIWIGKFPRRHVIMTCIILMIAGSLIISIYHFLLTNNYFVHFEMENNSFISWIPAVGFLIVSFSYISGYAQISYLFQSEILPSDVKSFGCGIIGFADGCSMFVASKIALTLLDKCGVTFYFAYSTGILLISFFFVLFVLPETSGKTLQEIENEFRK, from the exons ATGACTGATATAATCAAAATAGAGCCCAAAATCTCAATATCTTTCTTCAAACAAACGCATGTGATACGTCAA ATATGGGTCTCAGCTCAAGCTAATTTACTTCAAAGTATGCAAGGATGTGTAATTGCAATGTCATCGATCATGGTTCCACAGTTATTCAACTCAgtggatgaaaataaattatcactcACAGAAGACGAAGCTACATGGTTTG TGAGCTTGTACTGTATTGGATATCTGTCTGGTTCATTCCTTGGAGCATGTCAAGGTAATTACTTTGGTCAAAGAGTATCATTGATCATTGATAGTGTAACAGCATCCATTGGATTATTGATGGTTGGATTAGCACCCTCATTTCCCTATCTTTTAATTGGACGCTTATTAT GTGGTCATGCATCAGGCTCAGGAACTGTAACTATACCAATATATACCAGCGAAATAAGTCTCCCAAAAGTCCGAGGTATGACCGGAAGTTTTATGTCTAGTTTCTTGCTTAGTGGGTATTGCATTGCTATCCTCCTGGGATCTTCTTTTCATTGGAGAACTACAATCC ttttgcTTATTGCTCTTCCTGTTCTATCTGGAATATTTCTATTCATGGCTCCTGATTCTCCAGTATGGCTTCTTCAAaaaggaagagaagaagaagctTTCAAAAGTCTTTCATACtttagaaatgatatttttgaagttaGAGAAGAAatggaattaattaaaatgagtaTAGTTGTTCATCAATGCGATAAATCTGAGTCAAAAGGATTTAtg GAGGAATCCCAAAGGAAATTGAAACGATTCAAATCTCCTGAATTTATTAAacctttattaatatgtattaccCTAACCGCAGTGTTTGTAGAATGGAATGGAATTGGtgcaatatcattttatatggTTAACTTCATTGAA CGAGTTAAAATTCCTATGGATCCATACTTTGCAGCATCTTTTATTGCAGTTGGTAGAGccatttttggaataatatcTACTATATGGATTGGAAAGTTTCCTAGAAGACACGTTATTATgacttgtataattttaatgatagcAGGATCGCTAATTATATCCATCTATCACTTTTTATTAACCAAT aattacTTTGTTCACTTTGAAATGGAAAATAACTCCTTTATCTCTTGGATTCCTGCCGTTGGCTTTTTAATCGTTTCCTTTAGCTACATTTCTGGCTACGCTCAAATATCTTACTTATTTCAAAGTGAAATCCTTCCCTCTGATGTAAAATCCTTTGGCTGTGGGATTATTGGGTTTGCTGATGGATGTTCCATGTTTGTTGCtagtaaaata gctTTGACTTTATTAGATAAGTGTGGTGTTACTTTTTA
- the LOC121119914 gene encoding facilitated trehalose transporter Tret1 isoform X3, with protein sequence MTDVIETRPKSSISIFRQKHVIRQVWVSSQANILHCMQGCVIAMSSIMVPQLLNPVKENVLSLTHDEATCLYSIGYLSGSFLGACQGNYFGARVSLIIDSVTSSIGLLMVGLAPSFPYLLIGRLLCGHASGSGTVTIPIYTSEISLPKVRGMTGSFMSSFLLSGYCIAILLGSSFHWRTTILLLIALPVLSGIFLFMAPDSPVWLLQKGREEEAFKSLSYFRNDIFEVEKEMELIKMSFLATQFNKSESKGFMEESQRKLKRFKSPEFIKPLLICITLTAVFVEWNGIGAISFYMVNFIERVKIPMDPYFAASFIAVGRAIFGIISTIWIGKFPRRHVIMTCIILMIAGSLIISIYHFLLTNNYFVHFEMENNSFISWIPAVGFLIVSFSYISGYAQISYLFQSEILPSDVKSFGCGIIGFADGCSMFVASKIALTLLDKCGVTFYFAYSTGILLISFFFVLFVLPETSGKTLQEIENEFRK encoded by the exons atgaCTGATGTTATCGAAACAAGGCCTAAGAGCTCAATATCAATTTTTCGACAGAAGCATGTGATACGTCAG GTTTGGGTCTCATCTCAAGCAAATATTCTTCACTGTATGCAAGGATGTGTAATAGCAATGTCATCAATCATGGTTCCACAGTTACTCAATCCAGTGAAGGAAAATGTATTGTCCCTCACACATGACGAAGCTACTTG CTTGTACTCCATTGGATATCTCTCTGGTTCATTCCTTGGAGCATGCCAAGGCAATTACTTCGGTGCAAGAGTATCATTGATCATTGATAGTGTAACATCATCTATTGGGTTATTAATGGTTGGACTTGCACCATCATTTCCCTATCTTTTAATTGGACGCTTATTAT GTGGTCATGCATCAGGCTCAGGAACTGTAACTATACCAATATATACCAGCGAAATAAGTCTCCCAAAAGTCCGAGGTATGACCGGAAGTTTTATGTCTAGTTTCTTGCTTAGTGGGTATTGCATTGCTATCCTCCTGGGATCTTCTTTTCATTGGAGAACTACAATCC ttttGCTAATTGCTCTTCCTGTTCTATCTGGAATATTTCTATTCATGGCTCCTGATTCTCCAGTATGGCTTCTTCAAaaaggaagagaagaagaagctTTCAAAAGTCTTTCATACtttagaaatgatatttttgaagttgAGAAAGAAATGGAATTgattaaaatgagttttttggCTACTCAATTCAATAAATCTGAATCAAAAGGTTTTATG GAGGAATCCCAAAGGAAATTGAAACGATTCAAATCTCCTGAATTTATTAAacctttattaatatgtattaccCTAACCGCAGTGTTTGTAGAATGGAATGGAATTGGtgcaatatcattttatatggTTAACTTCATTGAA CGAGTTAAAATTCCTATGGATCCATACTTTGCAGCATCTTTTATTGCAGTTGGTAGAGccatttttggaataatatcTACTATATGGATTGGAAAGTTTCCTAGAAGACACGTTATTATgacttgtataattttaatgatagcAGGATCGCTAATTATATCCATCTATCACTTTTTATTAACCAAT aattacTTTGTTCACTTTGAAATGGAAAATAACTCCTTTATCTCTTGGATTCCTGCCGTTGGCTTTTTAATCGTTTCCTTTAGCTACATTTCTGGCTACGCTCAAATATCTTACTTATTTCAAAGTGAAATCCTTCCCTCTGATGTAAAATCCTTTGGCTGTGGGATTATTGGGTTTGCTGATGGATGTTCCATGTTTGTTGCtagtaaaata gctTTGACTTTATTAGATAAGTGTGGTGTTACTTTTTA
- the LOC121119914 gene encoding facilitated trehalose transporter Tret1 isoform X2: MTDVIETRPKSSISIFRQKHVIRQVWVSSQANILHCMQGCVIAMSSIMVPQLLNPVKENVLSLTHDEATWFVSLYSIGYLSGSFLGACQGNYFGARVSLIIDSVTSSIGLLMVGLAPSFPYLLIGRLLCGHASGSGTVTIPIYTSEISLPKVRGMTGSFMSSFLLSGYCIAILLGSSFHWRTTILLLIALPVLSGIFLFMAPDSPVWLLQKGREEEAFKSLSYFRNDIFEVEKEMELIKMSFLATQFNKSESKGFMEESQRKLKRFKSPEFIKPLLICITLTAVFVEWNGIGAISFYMVNFIERVKIPMDPYFAASFIAVGRAIFGIISTIWIGKFPRRHVIMTCIILMIAGSLIISIYHFLLTNNYFVHFEMENNSFISWIPAVGFLIVSFSYISGYAQISYLFQSEILPSDVKSFGCGIIGFADGCSMFVASKIALTLLDKCGVTFYFAYSTGILLISFFFVLFVLPETSGKTLQEIENEFRK, translated from the exons atgaCTGATGTTATCGAAACAAGGCCTAAGAGCTCAATATCAATTTTTCGACAGAAGCATGTGATACGTCAG GTTTGGGTCTCATCTCAAGCAAATATTCTTCACTGTATGCAAGGATGTGTAATAGCAATGTCATCAATCATGGTTCCACAGTTACTCAATCCAGTGAAGGAAAATGTATTGTCCCTCACACATGACGAAGCTACTTGGTTCG TTAGCTTGTACTCCATTGGATATCTCTCTGGTTCATTCCTTGGAGCATGCCAAGGCAATTACTTCGGTGCAAGAGTATCATTGATCATTGATAGTGTAACATCATCTATTGGGTTATTAATGGTTGGACTTGCACCATCATTTCCCTATCTTTTAATTGGACGCTTATTAT GTGGTCATGCATCAGGCTCAGGAACTGTAACTATACCAATATATACCAGCGAAATAAGTCTCCCAAAAGTCCGAGGTATGACCGGAAGTTTTATGTCTAGTTTCTTGCTTAGTGGGTATTGCATTGCTATCCTCCTGGGATCTTCTTTTCATTGGAGAACTACAATCC ttttGCTAATTGCTCTTCCTGTTCTATCTGGAATATTTCTATTCATGGCTCCTGATTCTCCAGTATGGCTTCTTCAAaaaggaagagaagaagaagctTTCAAAAGTCTTTCATACtttagaaatgatatttttgaagttgAGAAAGAAATGGAATTgattaaaatgagttttttggCTACTCAATTCAATAAATCTGAATCAAAAGGTTTTATG GAGGAATCCCAAAGGAAATTGAAACGATTCAAATCTCCTGAATTTATTAAacctttattaatatgtattaccCTAACCGCAGTGTTTGTAGAATGGAATGGAATTGGtgcaatatcattttatatggTTAACTTCATTGAA CGAGTTAAAATTCCTATGGATCCATACTTTGCAGCATCTTTTATTGCAGTTGGTAGAGccatttttggaataatatcTACTATATGGATTGGAAAGTTTCCTAGAAGACACGTTATTATgacttgtataattttaatgatagcAGGATCGCTAATTATATCCATCTATCACTTTTTATTAACCAAT aattacTTTGTTCACTTTGAAATGGAAAATAACTCCTTTATCTCTTGGATTCCTGCCGTTGGCTTTTTAATCGTTTCCTTTAGCTACATTTCTGGCTACGCTCAAATATCTTACTTATTTCAAAGTGAAATCCTTCCCTCTGATGTAAAATCCTTTGGCTGTGGGATTATTGGGTTTGCTGATGGATGTTCCATGTTTGTTGCtagtaaaata gctTTGACTTTATTAGATAAGTGTGGTGTTACTTTTTA
- the LOC121131738 gene encoding putative metabolite transport protein YncC, translated as MVNFIEKVKIPVDPYFGASFNTVGRAIFGIISTVWIGKFPRRKVIMTCIILMATGSLIISTYHILLSNDYFVHFGIEDNSFIPWIPAIGFLIISFSYTSGYIQISYMCQSELLPSDLKSFGCGIIGFVDGCSMFVSSKMALTLLENCGVIFYFAYSTGMLILSYVFVFFVLPETSGKTLQEIENEFRKK; from the exons ATGGTTAACTTTATTGAA AAAGTGAAAATTCCTGTTGATCCATACTTTGGGGCATCTTTTAATACAGTTGGTCGAGccatttttggaataatatcTACTGTATGGATTGGAAAGTTTCCTAGAAGAAAAGTTATCATGACATGTATAATTCTAATGGCAACAGGATCGCTAATTATATCCAcctatcatattttattaagcaaT GATTACTTTGTTCACTTTGGAATTGAGGATAATTCTTTCATCCCTTGGATTCCTGCCATTggctttttaataatttcatttagcTATACTTCTGGTTACATTCAAATATCATACATGTGTCAAAGTGAACTTCTTCCCTCTGATCTAAAATCCTTCGGGTGTGGTATTATTGGATTTGTTGATGGATGTTCCATGTTTGTTTCTAGTAAAatg gctttgactttattagaaaattgtggtgttattttttactttgcatACTCTACAGGGATGTTAATTCTCTCTTATGTATTCGTATTTTTTGTATTGCCAGAGACGAGTGGAAAGACTTTGcaagaaattgaaaatgaatttcgaaaaaaatga